In Haematobia irritans isolate KBUSLIRL chromosome 1, ASM5000362v1, whole genome shotgun sequence, a genomic segment contains:
- the XNP gene encoding ATRX chromatin remodeler XNP, with protein sequence MGKGKTGTELKTQNAQNRSKKTLKDKKNSIDSEKSEANSATNVRKAITEVLEDENTNGSNTSTNSRSNKSSSPSTTSSSTSSSKEDSNENDLKENSSSKENREKSEEKSPTEFRVAPASNNSTGFKLRIVPLEKLLERPPTEGSPDPKPAAVATSGRQTRVKKEENNTEENNRRLPERRSKPVSFIELSDSGEEEIVLSSSSESNKNKKTNKKTVTTKGKTANKASSSDSEDDQPIRKLKSPKRKQLLNSEGDSDSDEDEHKEGPKKSSSTKKSSEKVADTEEKISKKISTKKNESEVARSKSASEEDKKAKQSKNSKRKRFEKSSDSGEDTSIKGRAKRKVVEKSTVVLSDSEEEEKDKKKSKDKSDSEDEFVLKQNVSRNKTPGKSSERDKSKSIKKPSVTGPPPSPSAIRRCTVRLKRCKLSDFKDLGKNKTKRKMNGGGRFEKPTTSSARRRQITSDDDSDVSYKRSANIDERLADHDYDGLDIGDDEENEDDNASQNSSDSEIIPTRKKRVFNKKKDDDSNNSDSDFETNAKGKKKKRRIRRNSSGDSDDEDKKKIKRKDIRKIIKSDDLNVSTKEAAKEEEERRKRIEERQKIYNKIYEKPESAEVTELVLDFDEESKKTILEVDKGLVKKLKPHQVTGVKFMWDACFETVNDAQEKPGSGCILAHCMGLGKTMQIVTLSHTLLANSTKTGVERVLIISPLSTLNNWAREFKHWMGFTKKRNIEIYDMSKYKDKPTRIFKLNEWFEEGGVCILGYDMYRILSNEKAKGLRKKQREQVMQSLVDPGPDLVVCDEGHLLKNEKTSISKAVTRMRTKRRIVLTGTPLQNNLKEYYCMIQFIKPNLLGTYKEYLNRFVNPISNGQYTDSTDRDIRLMKHRSHILHKLLEGCIQRRDYSVLAPYLPPKHEYVVYTTLSTLQQSLYEHYMVHQRDQSVNSEAKGAKLFQDFQELRRIWTHPMNMRINSDSVIRKKVLADENDSIDDFICDDENDEEEAASTSDSSDVDSSKSFGSADGGGKGGAKRVAKTRSNRRNNTGQDDSDIEEVEPAPPQDDPSEWWKRFVADKELNNINHSPKLVILMRLLEQCEAIGDKLLVFSQSLQSLDTIEHFLSLIDSKTRGYEYEGDVGEFRGFWTPNTDYFRLDGSCSVENRESMCKKFNDVTNLRSRLFLISTRAGGLGINLVSANRVVIFDVSWNPSHDTQSIFRVYRFGQDKPCYIYRLIAMGTMEQKLYERQVAKQATAKRVIDEQQISRHYNQSDLLELYTYELTPSTPREIPILPKDRLFAELLTEHESLLFKYHEHDSLLENEESENLSAEERKAAWSEYEAEKTRTIQTAQYMSYDRTAYGQFGNSSGSVTSNKIFGFRSDVLLQLLNLKIAKDHPEMTQNQVIQVVPTYLNVLYNQMNNGDPTMYKDLLALHATLVHPSGMYMNPLLYVNQNPSAAGYYQAGAPPNGMMGAPMMGAPTASMAPPRMAPPAAIGVQPGAAGGGFDPDQVYEID encoded by the exons ATGGGCAAAGGCAAAACCGGTACGGAACTCAAAACTCAAAATGCACAAAATAGaagcaaaaaaactttaaaggacaagaaaaattctattgatAGTGAAAAATCCGAAGCTAACTCCGCTACAAATGTGCGGAAGGCTATAACAGAGGTATTGGAGGATGAGAATACAAACGGTAGCAATACAAGTACAAATTCCAGATCTAATAAATCATCATCGCCCAGCACCACCTCCTCCAGTACCTCTAGTTCCAAAGAAGATAGCAACGAAAATGATCTAAAGGAAAACTCCAGCTCCAAAGAGAACAGAGAAAAATCCGAAGAGAAAAGCCCAACAGAATTTCGTGTTGCTCCAGCTTCAAATAATTCCACAGGTTTTAAATTACGCATAGTACCTTTAGAGAAATTGCTTGAACGACCTCCCACCGAGGGAAGTCCTGATCCCAAGCCGGCAGCAGTTGCAACCAGTGGAAGGCAGACTAGAgtaaaaaaagaggaaaataacacagaagaaaataataggCGTTTGCCTGAAAGAAGATCAAAGCCTGTTTCGTTTATAGAATTGTCCGATAGTGGAGAGGAGGAAATAGTTTTATCATCTTCTTCAgaatccaataaaaataagaaaacgaacaaaaaaacagttacgACAAAAGGTAAAACTGCAAACAAAGCATCAAGTTCTGACTCGGAAGACGATCAGCCAATTCGTAAACTAAAATCGCCGAAACGGAAACAATTATTAAATTCGGAAGGTGACTCTGATAGCGACGAAGACGAGCACAAAGAAGGACCAAAGAAATCTTCTTCCACAAAGAAATCGAGTGAAAAAGTTGCGGATACTGAAGAAaagatttctaagaaaatatctACAAAAAAGAACGAATCAGAAGTTGCGAGATCGAAATCAGCCTCCGAAGAAGACAAAAAAGCGAAACaatccaaaaattcgaaaagaaAACGTTTTGAAAAGTCTTCCGATTCGGGCGAAGATACTTCAATCAAAGGCAGAGCAAAGCGAAAGGTTGTAGAGAAATCTACAGTCGTTCTCTCTGATTCGGAAGAAGAGGAAAAGGATAAGAAAAAATCCAAGGACAAATCAGATTCAGAAGACGAATTCGTTTTAAAACAGAACGTCTCACGGAATAAAACACCAGGAAAATCCTCCGAAAGGGATAAatcaaaatctattaaaaaaccTTCGGTTACAGGACCTCCTCCTTCGCCCTCAGCCATCAGACGTTGTACTGTTCGACTCAAACGTTGTAAACTTTCTGATTTCAAAGATCTCggcaaaaacaaaaccaaacgcAAAATGAATGGGGGAGGACGATTTGAGAAACCTACAACATCATCCGCTCGACGACGTCAAATTACTTCCGACGACGATTCCGATGTTAGCTACAAAAGATCGGCAAACATTGATGAACGTTTGGCTGACCATGATTACGATGGCCTTGACATTGGTGATGACGAAGAGAATGAAGATGATAATGCCAGCCAAAATAGTAGTGATAGTGAAATAATACCCACACGAAAAAAGcgtgttttcaataagaaaaaggACGATGACTCCAATAATTCCGATTCCGATTTTGAGACCAATGCAAAAGGAAAGAAAAAGAAGCGTCGCATACGCCGCAACTCCAGTGGTGATTCCGATGATGAagataagaaaaaaatcaaacgtAAAGATATAAGAAAAATCATAAAGAGCGACGACCTAAATGTGAGCACAAAAGAAGCGGCAAAAGAAGAGGAGGAACGTCGTAAACGTATTGAAGAgcgacaaaaaatttataataaaatttatgaaaagccTGAAAGTGCTGAAGTCACAGAACTTGTTCTTGATTTTGATGAGGAaagcaagaaaacaatattgGAAGTCGACAAAGGACTTGTGAAAAAACTGAAACCCCATCAGGTGACTGGTGTGAAATTCATGTGGGACGCATGTTTTGAGACGGTCAACGACGCACAAGAAAAACCCGGATCCGGCTGTATTTTAGCCCATTGTATGGGTTTGGGAAAAACCATGCAAATTGTTACTCTAAGCCACACTCTGCTTGCCAACTCCACCAAAACGGGTGTCGAGCGTGTTCTAATCATTTCCCCCCTCAGTACACTCAACAATTGGGCAAGAGAGTTCAAACATTGGATGGGTTTTACGAAAAAACGCAATATTGAAATATACGATATGTCCAAATATAAAGATAAGCCGACAAGAATCTTCAAACTTAATGAATGGTTTGAGGAGGGAGGTGTATGTATATTGGGATACGATATGTATCGCATTCTATCCAATGAGAAAGCAAAAGGTCTACGTAAAAAGCAACGGGAACAGGTAATGCAATCCCTGGTTGATCCTGGGCCAGATTTGGTTGTTTGTGATGAGGGTCATTTGTTGAAGAATGAAAAGACGTCAATCAGTAAGGCAGTGACACGTATGCGCACCAAGAGACGCATAGTTTTGACGGGTACGCCATTGCAGAACAATCTCAAAGAAT ATTACTGCATGATCCAGTTTATAAAACCAAATCTTTTGGGTACATACAAGGAATACTTAAATCGTTTTGTCAATCCCATTTCAAATGGTCAATATACGGATTCAACTGATCGCGATATACGTTTAATGAAGCATCGCTCTCATATCTTGCACAAATTACTAGAGGGCTGTATTCAGAGGAGAGATTATTCGGTGCTGGCACCGTATTTACCACCTAAACATGAATATGTAGTGTATACCACACTATCGACATTGCAACAATCTCTATATGAACATTACATGGTACATCAACGTGATCAATCGGTTAATTCAGAAGCCAAGGGAGCAAAATTGTTTCAAGATTTCCAAGAACTCCGGCGTATTTGGACGCATCCCATGAATATGCGTATCAATAGTGATTCGGTCATACGTAAAAAGGTTTTGGCTGATGAAAATGACTCcattgatgatttcatatgtgatgATGAAAATGATGAAGAAGAAGCAGCTTCCACATCGGACAGTTCGGATGTAGACTCATCAAAATCATTTGGCAGCGCAGATGGCGGCGGTAAAGGTGGTGCGAAAAGAGTGGCAAAGACGAGAAGTAATCGCCGCAACAATACCGGACAAGACGATAGTGATATTGAAGAAGTTGAACCAGCACCGCCACAAGATGATCCATCAGAGTGGTGGAAACGTTTTGTAGCCGATAAGGAGTTAAATAATATAAACCATTCCCCCAAATTAGTTATATTAATGCGTCTGCTGGAACAATGTGAAGCTATTGGCGATAAGTTGTTAGTATTCTCCCAATCTCTACAAAGTTTGGATACCATAGAACACTTTTTATCGCTAATTGATAGCAAGACAAGAGGCTACGAATATGAAG gtgatGTTGGTGAATTTCGAGGATTTTGGACACCAAATACCGACTATTTCCGTTTGGATGGGTCTTGTTCGGTAGAGAATCGAGAGTCTATGTGTAAGAAATTTAATGATGTTACCAATTTACGTTCTCGACTATTCCTGATTTCTACACGTGCCGGTGGTCTCGGTATCAATTTGGTCTCAGCCAATCGTGTTGTTATATTCGATGTTTCTTGGAATCCCTCGCATGACACGCAAAGTATTTTCCGCGTTTATCGTTTTGGCCAAGATAAACCATGCTATATATATCGCTTAATAGCCATGGGTACCATGGAGCAAAAGCTCTATGAAAGGCAAGTGGCGAAACAGGCAACCGCCAAACGTGTCATAGATGAACAGCAAATATCAAGGCATTACAATCAATCCGACTTGCTAGAACTTTATACATATGAATTAACCCCAAGTACGCCCAGGGAAATACCAATATTGCCTAAAGATCGTCTATTTGCCGAACTCTTGACGGAACATGAAAGCCTTCTCTTCAAATATCATGAGCACGATTCGTTGCTTGAAAATGAGGAGAGTGAAAATCTTAGTGCAGAGGAACGTAAAGCAGCGTGGTCCGAGTATGAAGCCGAAAAGACAAGAACGATTCAAACCGCTCAATACATGTCATATGATCGTACAGCCTATGGCCAATTTGGCAATAGTTCCGGTAGTGTAACATCGAATAAAATCTTTggttttcgttcggatgttctaTTGCAATTACTCAATTTGAAAATAGCCAAGGATCATCCGGAAATGACACAAAATCAAGTGATACAGGTAGTACCCACTTATTTGAATGTATTGTATAATCAAATGAACAATGGAGATCCCACAATGTATAAGGATTTGCTGGCTTTGCATGCCACCCTGGTTCATCCCAGTGGAATGTATATGAATCCATTGCTCTATGTTAATCAAAATCCTTCGGCAGCAGGATATTATCAAGCTGGCGCAC